In Streptomyces erythrochromogenes, the DNA window TCGGACGCCGAGCCGCCCATCGCGCCCGACACCGCGGACACGATCCGGTGGTCGAGGCCCAGCCGCTCGAAGATGCGGACGTAGGCCTCGCGGTGGAGCCGGTAGGACTCCTCCAGTCCTTCGTCGGACACGTCGAAGGAGTACGAGTCCTTCATCTGGAACTCGCGGCCGCGCAGCACGCCCGACCGGGGCCGCGCCTCGTCGCGGTACTTGGTCTGGATCTGGTACAGCATGACCGGCAGGTCCTTGTACGAGGTGCACTGGTCCTTCACCACCAGGGTGAAGATCTCCTCGTGGGTGGGGCCGAGCAGGTAGTCCGCGCCCTTGCGGTCCCTGAGCCGGAACAGCAGGTCGCCGTATTCCGACCAGCGTCCGCTGACCTCGTACGGCTCCTTGGGCAGCAGGGCCGGGAGCAGCACCTCCTGGGCGCCGATGGCGTCCATCTCCTCGCGGACGACGCGGCTGACGTTGTCCAGGACCCGCTTGCCGAGCGGGAGCCACGTCCACACCCCGGCCGAGCTGCGCCGGACGTATCCGGCGCGGACCAGGAGCCGGTGGCTGAGGGTTTCGGCGTCGGCCGGGTCCTCGCGGAGGGTCTTGGCCATGAGGCGGGACATGCGCTGTACGTGATGTGTGGACATGCCGGGAGGTTACCGGGGGCCCGCCGGAGCCCGTTAACCCATTTCAGGGCCTGGTCAGCGGCAGTGTGGCGCCCATGACGGCGTACGGGAGGCTCGCGCTCGGGAAGTGCACCTGGCGGGCGAGGTCGACGTAGCCGAGGGCCCGGTAGAGGCCGCGGGCGGGGCTCTCGGTGTCGATGGCGGAGAGGATCGAGCGGGGCTCGGCGGCGGCGTCGGTGAGGGTGGTGATCAGGGAGCGTCCGACGCCGTGGCCCTGGAAACCGGGGTGTACGTGGAGTTCGGTGATGACGAAGGAGCCGTCGAGCCAGTGCTCGTGGCCGCCGGCCCGCAGGTAGGGCTCGACGATGGTGGACCACCAGTGCGTGCGGTCGTTCGGCATCCCGTACACGAATCCGGTGAGCGCGCCGTCCTCGGCGAAGGCCCCGAGGGCGCGGGCGCCCTTGCAGGTCATGTGGCGCTGGACGATGTAGCGCCGGATGCCGACCTCCTCCTCGCTGAGGCCGAAGGCGACGGCCTGCACGCGCAGGGCTTCGTCCACCCGGGCGGCGAGGTCGAGGGGGCCGATACGGACACCGGAAGGCAGCATGCGGTGACCTTACTTCGCGGTAAGGGTGTGCCGGAATGCCGCGGCCCCGCCTCCTGCCGGTTCAGAACAGCACGCTCATGAACGCGCCGACCTCGCGGAAGCCCACCCGGCGGTACGCGGCCCGCGCGGCGGTGTTGAAGTCGTTCACGTAGAGGCTGACCACGGGCGCCACGTCGCGCAGCGCGTACTCGACGACGGCGGCCATCCCGGTCTCCGAGTGTCCGCGGCCGCGGAACTCGGGGGCCACCCAGACGCCCTGGATCTGGCAGGCGCGGGAGGTGGCGGCGCCGATCTCCGCCTTGAAGACGATCTTGTCGTCCTCGACGCGGGCGAAGGAGCGGCCGCCGGCGACGAGTTCGGCGACGCGGGCCTGGTAGAGCAGGCCGCCGTCGCCGGCCATCGGCGAGACGCCGACCTCCTCGGTGAACATGGCCACGCAGGCGGGCATGATCAGGTCCATCTCGTTCTTGCGGATCCGGCGGACCTGCGGATCCGGCTCGACCGTGGTGGACGGACGCTCGATGACCATGAGGGGCTGGTGGGCGCGGACCTCGCGGGCCGGGCCCCAGCTGGGCTCCAGGAGCTGCCACAGCAGCCGGGTGGCGTCGGCGGGGCCGACGATGGAGGAGCACCGGCGGCCGGTGCGGCGGGCCCGGTCGGCGAAGGCCCGGACGGCGTCGGGCTCGGCGCAGACGGGGACGAGGTTGGCCCCGGCGTAGCAGAGCGAACGGAGCTCGCCGTCGGCGTACCAGCCCCACATCTCGCCCCCCAGGCGCCAGGGGTCGAGTCCGGCGACCTGGACCCGGGAGGTGACGAAGGCGTTCTCGACCGGCTCGCGTCCGAGGATGTCGAGCGCGGCGTCGAGATCACTGGGCTCAAGGACCCGGGTGGTGGTCTGCGTCAACACTGGGGGCCTCACCATGCAAGTCTGCTGATCTCCGCACTGTACCCGGCAGCGCCGGACGATGCCGCGTCCGCAGGTCACGAAAAGGCCCCGGCCCCGCTCCCGAACTGCGGGAACGGGGCCGGGGCCCGGGCGGCGGCGGCCGGGTGGCTCAGACTCCGATGGCGACGGTCGGCTCGCCGCTCATGACGCCGTCGGCCTCCATCTGCGCCGCGATCTTCATCGCCTCTTCGATGAGGGTCTCGACGATCTTCGACTCGGGGACGGTCTTGATGACCTCGCCCTTCACGAAGATCTGGCCCTTGCCGTTGCCGGAGGCGACACCGAGGTCGGCCTCACGGGCCTCGCCGGGGCCGTTGACGACGCAGCCCATGACCGCCACGCGCAGCGGGACCTCCATGCCCTCCAGGCCCGCCGTGACCTCCTCGGCCAGCTTGTAGACGTCGACCTGGGCGCGGCCGCAGGACGGGCAGGAGACGATCTCCAGGCGGCGCGGCTTGAGGTTCAGCGACTCCAGGATCTGGATGCCGACCTTGACCTCCTCCGCCGGCGGGGCGGAGAGGGAGACGCGGATGGTGTCGCCGATGCCCTCGGAGAGCAGGGCGCCGAAGGCGACCGCGGACTTGATGGTGCCCTGGAAGGCGGGGCCGGCCTCGGTGACGCCCAGGTGCAGGGGGTAGTCGCAGGCGGCGGCGAGCTGACGGTAGGCGTTGACCATGACGACCGGGTCGTTGTGCTTGACCGAGATCTTGATGTCGCCGAAGCCGTGCTCCTCGAAGAGGGAGGCCTCCCACAGCGCGGACTCGACCAGCGCCTCGGGGGTGGCCTTGCCGTACTTCTTCAGCAGGCGGGCGTCGAGGGAGCCGGCGTTCACACCGATGCGGATCGGCGTGCGGGTCTCGTTCGCGGCCTTCGCGATCTCCTTGACCTTGTCGTCGAACTGCTTGATGTTGCCCGGGTTCACGCGGACCGCGGCGCAGCCCGCGTCGATCGCGGCGAACACGTACTTCGGCTGGAAGTGGATGTCGGCGATGACCGGGATCTGCGACTTCTTGGCGATCACGGCCAGCGCGTCGGCGTCGTCCTGCGTCGGGCACGCCACGCGGACGATGTCGCAGCCGGAGGCGGTGAGCTCGGCGATCTGCTGGAGCGTCGCCCCGATGTCGGAGGTCCTGGTGGTGGTCATCGACTGCACGGAGATCTGTGAGTCGCCGCCGACGGCCACCTTGCCGACCTGGATCTTGCGGCTGACCCTGCGGTCGGCAAGCTTCGTCGGCACGGCCGGCATTCCGAGAGAGATGGCAGTCATCTGCTGTGCAACCCCAAGGTGTGGATCAAGGTCCCGAGATCGGCGGGCTCCAGGCTTCGAGATTACGCCAATCAAGGGGCGGGCCGTGCATCCGAGGGGGTGCGCCACCCGAACGTAGGGAGCCGGGCACGATCCGTGCCCGGCTCCGGTACGACTGGGGTACGCCCCCCGCAAACTAGGTGATCTTGATCGGGTTCACCACGTCGGCCACCATCACCAGCAGGGTGAAGCAGATGAACAGGCCCGCGACCACGTACGCGACGGGCATCAGCTTCGCCACGTCGAACGGGCCGGGGTCGGGGCGGCGGAAGATCCGTGCCACGCCCCGCCGGAGCGACTCCCACAGGGCGCCGGCGATGTGCCCGCCGTCGAGCGGGAGCAGCGGCAGCATGTTGAAGAGGAACAGCGAGAGGTTGAAGCCGGCCAGCAGGTTCAGGAAGAACACCAGCTGGTGCTGGGCGGGGATGTCGAGGGTGAAGATCTCACCGCTGACGCGCGCCGCGCCGACGACGCCCATCGGGCTGTCCTGCTTGCGCTCGGCCCCGTTGAAGGCCGCGTTCCACAGGTCCGGGACCTTGGACGGCAGGGCGACCAGCGACTGCACGCCGGCCTCCATCATCTCGCCCATGCGCTCGGCGGACTGTCCGAAGGACTGCGGCACGTAGCCGGAGGCGGGTGCGAAGCCGAGGAAGCCCGCGGTGACGTACTCGTCCTTGACGTACTTGCCGCTGCCGTCGGTCTTGGCGACCTTGTTCTCGATCAGGTTCGCCTTGAGGTCGAGGCGCTCGCCCGCGCGGACGACGGTGATCGTGGCGGGTCCGACGGTGGCGCGGATGTCCTTCTGGAGGGCGGACCAGTCGTCGACCCGGCGGCCGTTGAAGGCGACGATCTTGTCGCCCGCCTTGAGGCCCGCGGCCCTGGCGGGTGCGGCCGGGTCGCCGGGCTGGCACTTGTCGCGCTTCTCGCTCTGCTGGATGACGCAGTCCGAGACGGTGGCGACCGAGGTGGTCTGGGTGTTCAGCCCGAAGGTCATCAGGGTGGTGAGGAAGATCGCCACGGCGAGGACCAGGTTCATGAACGGGCCGGCGAACATCACGATCACGCGCTTCCACGGCTTGCGCGTGTAGAAGAGCCGGGTCCCGTCGCCGGGCTGGAGCTCCTCGTACGCCGCCGAGCGCGCGTCCTCGATCATCGACCGGAACGGCGAGGTGGACCGGGCGGTGACCTTGCCGTCCTCGCCGGGCGGGAACATCCCGATCATGCGGATGTAGCCGCCCATGGGGATGGCCTTGATCCCGTACTCGGTCTCGCCCTTCCTCCGCGACCAGATGGTCGGGCCGAAGCCCACCATGTACTGCGGCACCCGAATGCCGAACAGCTTGGCCGTGGAGAGGTGCCCCAGCTCGTGCCACGCGATGGAGACCAGCAGGCCGACCGCGAAGATCACGATTCCGAGCACCGTCATCAGAAGTGTCATGCGCGCGCCTCCGCGGCGGCCCGAGCCGCCATCTCCCGCGCCCGGGCCCTGGCCCAGGCCTCTGCTTCAAGGACGTCCTGGACGGTCAGGGAGGTTCCCGACTGCGGTGTCCCGTGCTCATCGACCACGGCAGAGACCGTATCCATGATTGCTGTGAACGGCAGCCGACCGGCCAGGAACGCCTCGACGCACTCCTCGTTCGCCGCGTTGAACACGGCCGGGGCGGTGCCGCCGAGGCCGCCCACGTGCCGGGCGATGCCCACGGCGGGGAAGGCTTCGGTGTCCAGCGGGAAGAACTCCCAGGTGGAGGCCTTGGTCCAGTCGAAGGCGGGGGCCGCGTCCGGGACCCGCTGGGGCCAGCCCAGGCCGATCGCGATGGGGCCGCGCATGTCCGGCGGGGTGGCCTGGGCGAGCGTGGAGCCGTCGGTGAACTCCACCATCGAGTGCACGTACGACTGCGGGTGGACCACGACCTCGATCTGCTCGAACGGGATGTCGTAGAGCAGGTGCGCCTCGATGACCTCGAGTCCCTTGTTGACCAGCGTCGCCGAGTTGACGGTGATCACCGGGCCCATGGCCCAGGTGGGGTGGGCGAGCGCGTCCTCGACGGTGACCTTGGCCAGCTCGGCGCGGGTGCGGCCGCGGAAGGGGCCGCCGGAGGCGGTCACCACGAGCTTGCGGACGTCGGCGCGGGTACCGGCGGCGAGCGCCTGGAAGAGCGCCGCGTGCTCGGAGTCCACGGGGATGATCTGGCCGGGCTTCGCAAGGGCCTTGACCAGCGGGCCGCCGACGATCAGCGACTCCTTGTTGGCCAGGGCCAGAGTGCGGCCCGCCCGCAGGGCGGCGAGGGTCGGCGCGAGGCCGATGGAGCCGGTGATGCCGTTGAGGACGGTGTGGCACGCGGAGGCGGCGAGCTCGGTCGCGGCGTCCGGCCCGGCCAGGATCTCGGGCAGCGTCTCGCCCGGGCCGAACTGGGCGCTCAGCGCCTCTTTCAGGGCCGGTACGACGTCTTCGCGGGCGACGGCCACCTTCTCGACCCGCAGCAGCCGGGCCTGCTCGGCCAGCAGCGCCACCCGGCCGCCTGCGGCGGACAGGGCGGTGACCCGGAACCGGTCCGGGTTGCGCAGGGCGAGGTCGATGGCCTGGGTGCCGATGGAGCCGGTGGACCCGAGGATCACGATGTCCCGGCGGCCGGCCGCGGGGTCGAAGAGGAGGTGCGGGTCGGCGAGGGGGGCTGGACGGTCGCTCATGCCCCCATTGTTGCCGCAAGTCAGGGGCGGCCCGACACGGAGCCCCCTTCCGTGACCCGCAGGAGGAGGTGCGGGAGCGTTCCGGCGAAGTCGGGGAGCGTGCGGGCGGTGCGCCACCAGGCCTCCGGGTCCTCTCCGAGGGCGGCGGTGAGCAGCCGGTACGCCTCGGCGTGGGCGGCCAGGACGGCGCCCGGGTGGTCGTGCCGGTCGGGGTGGTCCACGTCGCCGAGCCAGTGGTCCTCGTCGAGGGCCCAGCAGGCCGGCAGCTTGTGGCGGATCACGTCGATGCCGGTGAGCAGGCCGCGGTCGAGGCAGTCGCGCACCCAGCGGATGTCCTCCTCGACGCTCTCCATGGGCAC includes these proteins:
- a CDS encoding GNAT family N-acetyltransferase, whose protein sequence is MLPSGVRIGPLDLAARVDEALRVQAVAFGLSEEEVGIRRYIVQRHMTCKGARALGAFAEDGALTGFVYGMPNDRTHWWSTIVEPYLRAGGHEHWLDGSFVITELHVHPGFQGHGVGRSLITTLTDAAAEPRSILSAIDTESPARGLYRALGYVDLARQVHFPSASLPYAVMGATLPLTRP
- a CDS encoding GNAT family N-acetyltransferase, whose translation is MVRPPVLTQTTTRVLEPSDLDAALDILGREPVENAFVTSRVQVAGLDPWRLGGEMWGWYADGELRSLCYAGANLVPVCAEPDAVRAFADRARRTGRRCSSIVGPADATRLLWQLLEPSWGPAREVRAHQPLMVIERPSTTVEPDPQVRRIRKNEMDLIMPACVAMFTEEVGVSPMAGDGGLLYQARVAELVAGGRSFARVEDDKIVFKAEIGAATSRACQIQGVWVAPEFRGRGHSETGMAAVVEYALRDVAPVVSLYVNDFNTAARAAYRRVGFREVGAFMSVLF
- the ispG gene encoding flavodoxin-dependent (E)-4-hydroxy-3-methylbut-2-enyl-diphosphate synthase; the encoded protein is MTAISLGMPAVPTKLADRRVSRKIQVGKVAVGGDSQISVQSMTTTRTSDIGATLQQIAELTASGCDIVRVACPTQDDADALAVIAKKSQIPVIADIHFQPKYVFAAIDAGCAAVRVNPGNIKQFDDKVKEIAKAANETRTPIRIGVNAGSLDARLLKKYGKATPEALVESALWEASLFEEHGFGDIKISVKHNDPVVMVNAYRQLAAACDYPLHLGVTEAGPAFQGTIKSAVAFGALLSEGIGDTIRVSLSAPPAEEVKVGIQILESLNLKPRRLEIVSCPSCGRAQVDVYKLAEEVTAGLEGMEVPLRVAVMGCVVNGPGEAREADLGVASGNGKGQIFVKGEVIKTVPESKIVETLIEEAMKIAAQMEADGVMSGEPTVAIGV
- a CDS encoding M50 family metallopeptidase, which produces MTLLMTVLGIVIFAVGLLVSIAWHELGHLSTAKLFGIRVPQYMVGFGPTIWSRRKGETEYGIKAIPMGGYIRMIGMFPPGEDGKVTARSTSPFRSMIEDARSAAYEELQPGDGTRLFYTRKPWKRVIVMFAGPFMNLVLAVAIFLTTLMTFGLNTQTTSVATVSDCVIQQSEKRDKCQPGDPAAPARAAGLKAGDKIVAFNGRRVDDWSALQKDIRATVGPATITVVRAGERLDLKANLIENKVAKTDGSGKYVKDEYVTAGFLGFAPASGYVPQSFGQSAERMGEMMEAGVQSLVALPSKVPDLWNAAFNGAERKQDSPMGVVGAARVSGEIFTLDIPAQHQLVFFLNLLAGFNLSLFLFNMLPLLPLDGGHIAGALWESLRRGVARIFRRPDPGPFDVAKLMPVAYVVAGLFICFTLLVMVADVVNPIKIT
- the dxr gene encoding 1-deoxy-D-xylulose-5-phosphate reductoisomerase, with product MSDRPAPLADPHLLFDPAAGRRDIVILGSTGSIGTQAIDLALRNPDRFRVTALSAAGGRVALLAEQARLLRVEKVAVAREDVVPALKEALSAQFGPGETLPEILAGPDAATELAASACHTVLNGITGSIGLAPTLAALRAGRTLALANKESLIVGGPLVKALAKPGQIIPVDSEHAALFQALAAGTRADVRKLVVTASGGPFRGRTRAELAKVTVEDALAHPTWAMGPVITVNSATLVNKGLEVIEAHLLYDIPFEQIEVVVHPQSYVHSMVEFTDGSTLAQATPPDMRGPIAIGLGWPQRVPDAAPAFDWTKASTWEFFPLDTEAFPAVGIARHVGGLGGTAPAVFNAANEECVEAFLAGRLPFTAIMDTVSAVVDEHGTPQSGTSLTVQDVLEAEAWARARAREMAARAAAEARA